In Luteitalea sp., the DNA window GGAGGCGATCCCCCATGAGCCAACTCGACGTCAGCCAGCTCGACTTCGCCCGGCTGAGCCCGGGCGACTTCGCGCGCCTCGTCAAGGAAACGCCGAAGACCGAGCTCACCGAGGCGATGTCGGGTGAGCTGCGCGGCCGCGTGCTCGACGAGATCTTCACGCGGATGACCGAGCAGTTCCTGCCGGAGAAGGCGGGCAGCAAGCGCGCGGTCGTCCACTGGCGGATCACCGGCCGGCCGGACGGCGACCAGGACGAGTACGAGCTCGTCATCGCCGACGCCACCTGCACGGTGAACACTCCGCCGCAGCACG includes these proteins:
- a CDS encoding acyl-CoA synthase — translated: MSQLDVSQLDFARLSPGDFARLVKETPKTELTEAMSGELRGRVLDEIFTRMTEQFLPEKAGSKRAVVHWRITGRPDGDQDEYELVIADATCTVNTPPQHEPRVTITLDAVEFLRLVSGNASSTTMFFTRKLTLNGDLGLGSGLISMFDIPKP